In Tachysurus vachellii isolate PV-2020 chromosome 7, HZAU_Pvac_v1, whole genome shotgun sequence, the DNA window gttaatgatacatacttatttaatccatgtttcttttaaacaaagtACAATACACTCCTGATCAGTAATAGTTTCATTAACAATAAGtgctttaaatgaaaacaatctAATATTTAACAGTCCTATACACAGCCAATGgtgctggctgtgcattcaGTATGATacaattttatgtttattagattattaaaacTTTCCTGAACATTTTGGTTAGTTTGGGGAACAGACTATGTCTCAATATATAATGGAACCTGAGTTACGATTTGGTGCAGCTAGCAGACGGTTGAtttagcctgcttgtctgcttcCTGGTGTGGATTGTCGCAGATTAACTGTTCTGTGACTGTTCTGTGACTATGAGCTATACTGCAAAAAATAAGAGCAGCACCTAACCGAGTGGAATGGATACTATCCCACCCTAATCTTCTTAAAACTACTACAATTATACAAATACCCATATTGTTTACAAAGCCTCTGGACATCCATTATTTTAGCAATCATAAACTGCTTTAAGCTAAATTGCCATGTTGCAAATAATGATGCCTGCTGCTTAAGTCCCTACTATTACCTGCTATATCTAGCACCCTTAATGTTTGCCAGGTTGAGTGTTTAATGTATCTTATTCAAAGATTTTAGACATATCCAACATGGATGACGTCCGAAATGCATTCTTCAAGATAATGAAAATGCGGAAGAAATAACAATAGCAGAAATAAACAGTATAGTTTAAATACTAATACAGGCAAGAAACTCCCAGCAAACAATTCAAAAATAAGATTTTACAGTTGACACAATCATATCAACTTATTTCCACAGTCTAAAAAAACCACGTCCAAGTTGAAAACCGATATTCTGTATGCCTACAaccaaagaataaaataatcatttcaggTTGAGCTaatgacaaaataacaaaaaaaaggaaagtatctaagatagagagagacaacTAATTTAAGATacaaagtaaaaatataataaaatgtaatcagtgcTTCCTTATCTACTCGGAtgtaaaatgagaaaaacatgTCACGTTACTTACAGTTAATTCCAGCCAATCCTATAACCTTGTTTGTAATTTGCACAAGTATAAAAAGTAATTTACATGTACATATAAACAGAACATTAGGACCCAACCATCAGTGGTTATGTTAtgctttattattgccacaaaTGTTCAGAAATGCTTCTACCTAAACCTAAACATGAagtagtgttaaaaaaaatctaggaTGGATACTAGGCAAATATATTCTAGTGTATAACTTGGAAATCCTGACtactaaattatattttttgtgttttctgtagtAGCTGTTTACACAAATAACATGATTATTGACAAGAAAACCCAAATCTTCCTCATAAAACTGTCTAACAATGTGAATAGTTCACACAACCCAGGACAGGCGacagagacagaagaacagaaataGCATCTTCCCAACACAGCTGCAGAAAAAGTCACGTACCTTCCCCCTACCCATGCCTCTCAAACTAATCCAGTCATCATGGCAACCAAAcaacacataaaatataaacaacctCACAGGTGTATGAGATTGTTAAGACATTTCCTTCAAACAAGTGTTCTTAAGTGGGAGATTACTAGTACTAAATGTAGAGCAGTAGTTAAATTTTTGTAGTATTCTGTGGTTTTGTAGTAAATATATATTCTATTCCTATTCTTTTAGAATGCTTGTGTTGTaagaatatttgttttttatatttgtttttattgttattgtaatatatatttttttttgtcttccacAGATTATAATCTGAGCTGAgcccagaaaaaaaatcagcaccTTACCAAATAACCAAAAGCAGAAGTGAAAATGAAGACCTTACTCCTCTcgattattttctgtattttctttattcatcaTTCCCTTACACAAAGCGACTCTGAGTTTATTGTAACAACTCGGTTAGGTCGTGTACAGGGTTTACGCTTTCCCATGCCAGATCGAAGCCATGTTGTTGCTTTTCTGGGTATTCCATTTGCAGAGCCTCCTGTAGGAAAAAAGCGTTTTAAGCCAGCTGAGCCTAAAAAGCCATGGAATGATGTGTTTGAAGCCACAGATTATTCCAATGCTTGCTACCAGTATGTGGACACTTCATATCCTGGCTTTCCTGGCACAGAAATGTGGAACCCCAACAAGATAATGAGTGAGGATTGTTTATACCTAAACGTGTGGGTTCCTGCTTCCCCTCGGCCACACAACCTCACAGTTATGGTATGGATATATGGTGGAGGCTTCTACAGTGGTTCTTCTTCTTTAGATGTCTATGATGGTCGCTATCTAGCACATTCTGAGAAGGTTGTGGTGGTATCTATGAACTATCGTGTGGGTGCATTTGGGTTTCTTGCCCTTAATGGCTCCTCTGAGGCTCCTGGAAATGTGGGACTGCTAGACCAGAGAATGGCACTCCAGTGGGTCCAGgataatattcaatattttggAGGAAATCCTAAGCAGGTAACCATTTTTGGGGAGAGTGCTGGTGGAGCCTCAGTTGGCATGCATCTTCTGTCTCCAGAGAGTCGCCCCAAATTCACTCGTGCCATTATGCAAAGTGGTGTGCCAAATAGCCCTTGGGCTACAGTCAGCTTTGATGAGGCTCGAAGAAGGGCCATCAAGCTGGCCAAATTTGTAGGCTgtcctgatgatgatgacgcTGAGCTTGTTGACTGCCTTAGGAACAAGCAACCACAGGAGCTTATTGACCATGAGTTTCAGGTACTCCCATATAGCAGCCTATTCCGTTTTTCGTTTGTGCCTGTGATTGATGGTGTGGTGCTCCCTGATACCCCTGAAGCCATGTTGAGCTCAGGCAACTTTAAAGATACCCAAATTCTTTTGGGTGTAAACCAGGATGAAGGATCATATTTCTTGATTTATGGTGCACCAGGTTTCAGCAAGGACAATGATAGTCTGATCTCAAGGGAGGATTTTCTACAAGGTGTTAGGATGAGTGTTCCACATGCTAATGATATTGGATTGGAGGCTGTTATACTTCAATACACGGACTGGTTGGATGAGGACAACCCTTTGAAAAACCGCGAGGCAATGGATGACATTGTGGGGGACCATAATGTAATCTGCCCTCTGCAGCACTTTGCAAGATCCTACGCTAACTCTGCCCAGCAGACAGGAACAACATTTCAAGGAAACCTTGGTTGGGCCAATTCAGGCCCAGCAAGCAACAGCGGCCCTTCACAAGGTAAGGTACTAGTAGATAGATGCAGTACTTTTGATTTGCAATTTAGGTTCTATATTTATGGTTTAGTGCAATTTAGATAGATTCTCCAACTGGTAtaaggttttaaaaatgtatttaaaatgtcaccTTATTTTTAACAAGCACCTTTCTGTGTGGTTCACAACAGTTGCTGTGTACCTCTACCTCTTTGACCATCGCGCCTCAAACCTGGCCTGGCCAGAATGGATGGGAGTGATCCATGGCTATGAAATTGAATTTGTGTTTGGGCTGCCATTGGAGAAGAGGCTTAACTACACTGCAGAAGAGGAGAAGCTCAGTCGACGTATAATGAGATACTGGGCTAATTTTGCTCGTACTGGGTGAGTGAAATACAATtatgtgagcttgtgtgtgcttgGAAAATGTGGACAAATTGGTCTGTGCACGATTTTCCTCCCTATATTGTAATGATGggatgatcattttattttcacttttctatTCTTTTACCTAGCAATCCCAATATTAACGTTGATGGATCTGTAGAGAGCCGACGGCGATGGCCTCTCTTCACAGCAACAGAGCAGAAGCATGTGGGCCTAAACACAGACGCAATGAAGGTGCACAAAGGGCTGAAAACACAGTTTTGTGCCCTGTGGAACCGGTTTCTTCCTCGCCTCCTTAATATAACTGGTAACTAATGGAACTGATAGTAACATTTTTCAATTTATGTTATGATGTGAATTGTTGAGATTATTTCTGTCCCAATGCTGAAACTCCTAGATGATGCATTTTATATGTGCAATTCATCAGCAGAGGCCATGCAATGGTCATGCTGTCAGCCATTAAGAAATTGTAACTTTGAAATGTTGCCATCTTATTAACTTACATATATTCACCTTTAGAGCATGGACACAGGaaacagtgaaatgagaaaTTGGGAATGTTAAGTACTAGTGGATAGAGAAACAACCTAGGTGGTAATGTTTGAAATGGCTCACttatgtttaatgttgattAGACAAGAAGGGCTGAGGAAAATAAATGggataagaaaaacaaaaatagatttactactttgtttttatttatccttcCTTTCATAAGTAATATGGTTCAGTTTAGGTTAAAATGAAATAAGCTAAATGACACATATTATTTGTACATGGCAGGCATTGTGCAATGAAACTGCTTCAGAGTGTATGAAAACATAACGTATAGACCGCACAGTACATAAGGAATTTCAGTTCATAAGGAAATGCCTTTTCTTTGTATGTGTATCttggaagaaaacaaaacaattggTCATCTTCTACTGGATGTGAACCAGTAGAAGTTGGatgtgaaacttttttttccaagagTGTAAGGTACTTTGGCTGCAGTGACCTGAACTCATAAACTGCAAATGCTCCATAGTGAGTCTTTGCTCTAATAAAAGGTTTGGGTGTGCTGTCAAGTAATTTGTTTAATGGCATTACTTGGTGTATGTCTGGAAGGTCTCTGTACTGTTTGTTGATTTTCCATtctggtgtttgtttgtttttttattttgtgaaatgtatttaatttgtcatttatagTCATAACCTATTTTTTCTCTATATAAGCTAATTGTGTAGTTATTTAATCACAGTATTGAGTCTGCATCTCATTTTCATGgagctttttacatttttaagcaaAATTAGACATAATGACTGCTATTTCTTTCTCCCTATCTATTTCCTCCTCTCTATACTCAGACAACATTGATGATGCTGAACGGCAATGGAAGGCGGAATTCCACCGCTGGAGCTCCTACATGATGCATTGGAAGAGCCAGTTCGACCACTACAGCAAGCAAGAGCGTTGTACAGATCTGTAGATAAACATGCAGAGAATGTGGAGCATTGGAGAGaatgcaagaaaataaaaattagagAAGAGTGATGACCATATTACTCTATAGTCTCAGGAGCCCTCTGATAGAATGTCTCTGAGCCACTGTAGATTATGCCCTTTATTGATGGGTTCCTCTGAGTAGGTAGAAGATTTAACATGGGAAGGTTACAGTTATAAGCTATGTAGTATATGATTTGCCACCAGTATATTGTTAGCTGTTGTATTATTTCGCATTTAAATACTATTACAATTGCCCTAGACAGTGGTTTGACTGCGCTGCATGTTAACTGCAGGAAGAGACTATTAAAAGTTACGGTCATCACTGAAGGTGTACTGTATGAGAGAACATGTTAAAAGTGCGATATTACCTCGGataattgtgtctgtgtgtgtcagtatgccTATACCAGTTCACTCTTGTCCTCAGGAtcccattttccttttttactttGATTTGCTTAAGCTATAATTGCTGCTTGACCATATGTGCATTTGTCTATATTCCTCTTCTGTAATGTCAACCCTCTCCACTGTTTAAATTTTGTGTGTGGCCTATGGTTATGTGCAGTTGTCTGCTGTCTCTGTGCGGGTCCAGAACAATTCTTTGATATCACATATAAGGGAATCATTTCAGTCCATGCTCAATGTGCTGGCTCTATACtatgatgtttttgttctggCTTCcagaaatatgtgtgtatgcCATGTCTGTGTATTATACTCATATGTAAAGAATTTTCATCATGTTTGATACACCTATTGCATGCATACGGGTGCTCACAGCATGTTCCACCtctatttatgtgtgtttgcgAGGGTGTGCAAGCTAAAAAGTGACTGTGTAAGAGTATATCTGAATTGAGCGCCTCCACGGGTCATTATCCATTATCTCCTGTCTATATGTAGCACaccacttgtgaaagtcacctCCACTTTCATTATATTTACGCGGGCACTTTGTGCATCTGTGCAAGTCCTTAAAAGAGAGGTCTGTAACTACTGTGTCATGCCTGTGTGCCAAAGAGTCAATAACTTTTTTCCACTACTGGCTCCCCTCCCAGTAGGAAAGAATTTTCATTACGGTAATGGAAGGAGTGTAATTTAGTTAGTGCTCATTTGAAATGATGGTCTGCTGTGTCAGCCATCTTAACCCCAACTTCGCCATCACTCAACTTATGCATTTGGTAGATGATGCAGAAAAGCAGAGTGTTTAAATGGGAGTGCTTAGAGAGCAGACATTTACAAGAGCCAAGAGCCTACTCATTCTCATGGTTTAGTatgtccttttttccttttcagtcGCATGCTTGCACTTATTATGAAATGTAGAAGAGCACACTTCTCTGagacagagaacacagagagtgTTTTCACTTTGCTCTTGTCTggtttaattattatgtacaatatttattatatacttttTGGACACTTTCTCTATCCTCATTTAATGTACAATTTTTCTTGCTCTTATCTTCTGACCGTATCTAGCTcactatatttgtatattttaaagtgtgtttatttggATGCTTAGAGATACTTTGAGTCACACCACTGAGTTATTCACTTGATATTTCAGTATAGTTTATCTCTTAATCAGTTCTTAACACTGTGGAAGGGCAAGCTCACCAGCATGTATTACAATTAGCTGTAATTAAATGTAACCTCGCAAGCTGACAGGACAAGGGAGTTGTAAATGGAAAAGATATCatcttgaaaataaaataaaattctgtatgGAATTGTTTTGATATGAGAAAACAGATAAGTGAATTAAATGCATGTGCCAGCATTGTGGCTGGGGCATGAGCTTGTCTGTTGCTGCTCTTGCATCTTTTGCTCATGACAATTTTTCCTTATCTTCTGTCCAGTGACAAGACCTTTGCATGTCCTAAATCTCCTCCCCAATAGATTCTGTACTCACAAATTTGACTGATAAACCTTGCGACAATACTCCAGTGCTGATGTTATTATATCATACATTTATATctactaaatattattattagcccTGAGATTGAGGTTAGCAATAATAGGTTATACTTGCAGTGAAATATATTGGAATTGACAGTAATTTCATCGGTATTAAACATGGTAGTGATATTGTGATTGATAAATCATCTTATCTGGACAAAGTGTTGTATGTGGGTTTTTTCCCAGTAAAAACTATTCTGGGAGTCTTTACTGGTTCATGTGCTGTTGAAATCACTCATATACTGTAATTAATGTGAACACAACATTGTGTGATTATGTTTAAGTGTGAGTATCATTTATGCATCCTCAGATTGAtagctttttcatttttatcattattcTTTTTGGTCCAGACATTGCTCACTGTGCCAAACTTGTGTGGTGACAGCATTGTGCTACTACTCTGCATGGTACTACTGCTGCCTCTTGGGCATTGTATTTGAAGTCCTCCAACAAAACCTCATTAAAAAAGGTCTGACTAAGCTAAAATTGTGTGTCCCTTTTTTGCAGATGACAACCAACAATAAAATTGCAAATTCAAGAGAAATggaatgcatttttaaataatcacaaACAAGTTGATACTGTCTTATGTGGTCTGTCACAGCAATTATGGGCTCATTTCACTGACAAAGGAAGCACAGAGACTGTTTACATGCACCGCATGCAAGCAGAAGAAAAGCAGTAAAATCCACTCTGCCAAGAGtctataatcatttcattaaagggaactaaaaaaacacaaccacacaactcAATAAAGGGTATCACTCCCCTTTATTGGAAAGGTAGAAAGCATACTAACCCAGCAAAAAAAGTCTACAATAAGTACTGCAATCAATAAAAGGAATGATTCCATAAgtcaaataattaatatttatgctCACTAATTACATTCAGtcagaggttgtgtgtgtgcgcgtgtgtctgtgtgcaatGTCACTGTCATTAATTAGCTTatctcatattttttttaaaaatcctgtaATTTAGCTAATTAATCAGTTGCATTTCAACACAAATTGTAGCCCTTGCATAACTGATGTAAGCAAATGATTAAACATTATGCAGGAGATGATGTCTGTTTCATGTAAGTGATGGGTCTTGTATTTAGAAACTCTTGAGTATTTCAGTATCATCTCTCATATAGTTTAGACTCATGGTTCTCATAGTGGAGTGCAGTGAATCCACGGACCAATGAGCACTGGAAGTATTAGAGAAACTATCAACCATTAAATTTGATTCATTATTAGGTTATTATAGCAATTAGCCAGGTCACTTGAATTGAATGGGTTTTATTCATAATCTAATGAAACCTTTAATGAACAattatgttttgtaaaataaaaagaaaaaagagtgaCACTTTGACTCTAGTCAGATCTGAATAAATTATtgcatgtatataaataatagcCTGGGATGAGACTATGCTGTTCTGGTTGTGGCTTTGAAGAGAGTTtgttatttacaaatatttttcttaatcaatttatttattgaaatattttagcACAATATACTTCATATGCTgctaatatatttaaatacataaattgaTTTCGACACTAATGAAATTCatacataatataattaaattctAGTACACTGCAGTGCACCTTTTGTCCTGCAGATGGCGCTTTgcacaagtaaaataaaacgtCGCATACACACGTTGTTaaaaatattccttttttttttttattattgactaCAAAG includes these proteins:
- the ache gene encoding acetylcholinesterase, yielding MKTLLLSIIFCIFFIHHSLTQSDSEFIVTTRLGRVQGLRFPMPDRSHVVAFLGIPFAEPPVGKKRFKPAEPKKPWNDVFEATDYSNACYQYVDTSYPGFPGTEMWNPNKIMSEDCLYLNVWVPASPRPHNLTVMVWIYGGGFYSGSSSLDVYDGRYLAHSEKVVVVSMNYRVGAFGFLALNGSSEAPGNVGLLDQRMALQWVQDNIQYFGGNPKQVTIFGESAGGASVGMHLLSPESRPKFTRAIMQSGVPNSPWATVSFDEARRRAIKLAKFVGCPDDDDAELVDCLRNKQPQELIDHEFQVLPYSSLFRFSFVPVIDGVVLPDTPEAMLSSGNFKDTQILLGVNQDEGSYFLIYGAPGFSKDNDSLISREDFLQGVRMSVPHANDIGLEAVILQYTDWLDEDNPLKNREAMDDIVGDHNVICPLQHFARSYANSAQQTGTTFQGNLGWANSGPASNSGPSQVAVYLYLFDHRASNLAWPEWMGVIHGYEIEFVFGLPLEKRLNYTAEEEKLSRRIMRYWANFARTGNPNINVDGSVESRRRWPLFTATEQKHVGLNTDAMKVHKGLKTQFCALWNRFLPRLLNITDNIDDAERQWKAEFHRWSSYMMHWKSQFDHYSKQERCTDL